From Coregonus clupeaformis isolate EN_2021a unplaced genomic scaffold, ASM2061545v1 scaf2368, whole genome shotgun sequence:
gtggtatatcagaccatataccacgggtatgacaaaacatttatttgtactggTCTAAtaacgttggtaaccagtttataatagcaataaggcacctcgggggtttgtgatatatagccaatataccacggctaagggctgtatccaggcactccgcgttgcgtcaagaataagaacagcccttagccatggtatattggccatataccacaccccctcgtgcattATTGCTTACATATACACTGCTGTCCTCAAGCCTCTGACACTGAGAACTAGATATTTAAAAtgcttccttcctcccttccatGAAGTAACCACTGATCTGTAGgtaattagttttttttttttaaaggctccATCCTATTGCTTCTGTGACTACATTACTACAAGGAAGGAAAGATGCATCTTAAAGGAATAAGAGGagctcgtctctctccctcctttcctccctctggCTGCATTTTTAAAACGTAAACAGTTATTTCAACTACTCTACTATAAACAAATTGGCTTTGATAGCCTCAGATTCAGCCTAGACTCGATATCTACTTTTTACAAATACAGCCAGGCCATCCTCACTTTCTAAAGCtctacaaaaaaaataaaaataaccagTATTTTATGTGGACACAGTCATTATGAACAAATCTGTATCCTGATAATGCTCTTAATGTTAAATAAATGCTAAATAAAATGTTGGAAAATAATTGTTGTATTTCTTATGAAACTGTAATCCTACATGTATCATTAGAGGCCAGGTTTTTTTCCTGACTATAACTATCAAAGTTCCAGGCCCTAATTATAGACAACTAGGGCCCTGAGGTTTTCCAGGTCAGGTCACATcctcaggaaaaactcctggacCTAATCATTTCACCAAAGGAGCAGAATACACAGGAATGGCAGCAAGGTCAAGAAAGAAAGAACAAAGATCCCGGCCTGTCTAATGTAAGGTCTTTATTCACTTACTTCCCTTCAGAGAATCCTTTATGAAAAGTGGCATAATACTTTGACATGAGACAATAACAGGAGGGTGAAATACAGTGAGctcaaagtattgggacagtgaaattgttgttttggctctctGTACTCCACATTTTGGGTTaaaggttaaagtgcagactgtcagctttaacttgagggtattttcatccatatcaggttaACTTTTTGTACATACATAATCGTGAATGAGTGAGAATGTTAGAGGCACaaatcatacccccaagacatggggggtatgatatttgtgcgtctgtaaattTCTCACTCATTCTAGATTAATTCTGGATTATTCGTAATCATGGCAGCATACACATTCATGTAGAAatgttcacccgatatggatgaaaataccctcaaattaaatctaacagtctgcactttaacctcagtcatttgtatcatttcaaatccaaagtgctggagatAGAGCCAAAACAAAATgagtcactgtcccaatacttttggagctcactatcTTAAGAAATCTACCAAACCATATTGTAAAAGGGGATGGGGGAGGAGGTTACATCATTCTCTTGAAGTTGTCTATGGCTTCCTTTGCTTTCTCTAGCTCTGTCTGGCTCTGACGCAGctggaagaggaagatgagggtTAGAGAGCAGGACCACAAGTCACCACACACTTCAGAAGAGGCTGATGAAATCTCACTTTACAAGCAGAGCCAAGCAAAACGTTTTTACTGTAGGAATGCCCCACTTCCCCAAAAACGAAAACCTGAGTAATAACTAATTTTCTCCACCCCTCCTTACCTTCTCAGCGTCCAGCTCCTGTACTTTAACAGGCACCTTCTCCTTGTAGTCACTCTTATCCATCTTTTCTCTCAGTTTATCCATCTGTTTCTCCAGCTCTCCCTTCTTCACAGTCAGCTTGGCCACCTCCTTCTCCAAGTCTATcagaccctgggagagagagatgagggagagatatTAACAATGAGGAGATAAGAAAAGGAAGCGTAGTTGGAAAAACAGAGGAAAAAGTGAAACAAAATGTTACTAGGGAATAAACAGATGTCTGTTTGGCACACAGTCATCGGATTACTCTAATATACACTGTTAGCCAATCACAACACAGAATAATGTGCGGTTGAAGCCTGTAAAATTGACCTCTTACCTTGAGCATGAGGTGGACGGTGCACCTGTCGGAGGCAATGGCCACAGCACAGCCCTCTGGGACGGCCCCGTTGGCTGGGATGGGCTGGATGGTCTGGGAAAGGGACAGGGTCTGGATCTGCAGACTGTACTGCTCCACCAGAGACACCGTTTCACTGTCTATACACTGGAGGTAgcctggggagggaggggggaagagttAGGGCTATAATATGGTTATAATATGTAACACTATGCTAGGAGAAGTGTTCTAGTCATCAAAGTAGGTAATCATGCCAATTTTGACTAAGTCATGTAGCCTTGCTATAACAAAGTAGTAAATATAGTACAGTGCTTATGGTCAGCGTGTGGTCATGTATGAACTCACAATCGGCGCGTGTCTTGGTCAGGTTGTAGTCGGCCCTGAGTGAACGGATGGTCCGGACCACGGTCATCACAAACTCCATCTGACGGTCCACCTCCTCACTGTGCCAGCAGAACTAGAGACCACACAGAGACGACGGTCAGACAACCACCTCAAACCACAAATTACAGTCAATATGATAACACATGCCCTGTGGTTTATTATACAGACATTCAGTGTATCAATATAAAGTTCAGTCCCTCgaatccctccctcctcacctcctcagtCTCAGGGTAGGGCGTGACATGGATACTAGGGCGGCCGCCCTGGGATCGTCGACGTGGCAACCTCTGGTAGAGCTCCTCGCCCACGAAGGGCATGATGGGAGCTAGGAGGCGCAGGCCGGTCTCCAGGCAGGTGAACAGGGTCTGTCTGCAGATTACAGCCTGGCTCTGAGACCCACTGTCCTCCTCCGCCCTGGAGAACACTGGCTTCACACTCTCCTGGAGCggtgaggagggaggaaggtagagaaggggggagggccGAGGATGAAGGTAGAGAGCGGGAAGTTAAGGAGTGGCAATATATtaattccacacacacaccactttcaCACAGATTCTCACACCACTTcgcactgacagacagagacaggcagagagagacaggcaaacAGACTCTCACCAGATAGACGTCACAGAGCTCGTAGAGCCAGAAGTTGTAGATGGCTGTGGTGATAGCTGGGAAGTCGTAGGCCTGGAACCCTGCATTACACAGCCCCACAGCAGTACACAGACGGGACAGAATCCACCGGTCTGACACACTCTCCTCCCCACACAGCTGACAGGAGGAGGAAGGATCATTGGACATTTTACAGAGATATAAACCTAAATACCATTTTATCATACAAAGACATGTATTCACTCACTGATTAACTGTATCAAATTAAGAGCATTTTCTCTAAGCAAGTTTATTTTCCTTCATTTACATGGGCATGACACTGCAGTATGCACACACTGAATAGGCTTAGATAAAGATACTGTAGTAGAGTTCTCACCCGTCTCCTCTCACCTGGGCTTTCTCTGAAGGAACAAAGTTGTCTCCCAGCGTCCTCATGGCAAACTTCACAGCATTCCACAGCTTGTTACAGAAGTGACGGTAGCCAAGGATACGATTCACATCCATGTTAATGTCCCTGCCTGAGAGAGTTAAGAGTGTGAGAACACGGAAAAgaccagagggggagagaggaaaaagAAAGTGTAGTGTTGGTGTGTACATGCCATGCCAGCCATAACATGACACTGCCAACACCACCAGATGGCAGTAGTGAGTGGTGCACCTTGGCTGGTGTAGGCACACAGGGCGAAGCGGAGGGCATCTGTGCCACACTCTGGGATACCAGTGGGGTAGTCAGACTTCTGTCCCTGCTTGGCCTTCTCTACCTCTACTGGGTCCAGATTACTGTCCTGCAGCTGGGCATACagaccctgccacacacacacacacacacaaacaaagggTCAGCAGAGATACATCTCTCTGTGTCCTGGTGCTTCGTTCTCGGCCCTTAACCACACTTGCAGTTCAACAGCTTTGTGACAACATAAATGCATGACACCTTGATTCAACATAGCAAAAGACATAGTTGGTTCCTCAATCCacctgatatacagtggggagaacaagtatttgatacactgccgattttgcaggttttcctacttacaaagcatgtagaggtctgtaatttttatcattggtacacttcaactgtgagagacggaatctagaaaatcacattgtatgatttttaagtaattaatttgcattttattgcatgacataagtatttgatacatcagaaaagcagaacttaatatttggtacagaaacctttgtttgcaattacagagatcatacgtttcctgtaggtcttgaacaggtttgcacacactgcagcagggattttggcccactcctccatacagaccttttccagatccttcaggtttcggggctgtcgctgggcaattcggactttcagctcccaccaaagattttctattgggttcaggtctggagactggctaggccactccaggaccttgagatgcttcttacggagccactccttagttgccctggctgtgtgtttcgggtcgttgtcatgctggaagacccagccacgacccatcttcaatgctcttactgagggaaggaggttgttggccaagatctcgcgatacatggccccatccatcctcccctcaatacggtgcagtcgtcctgtcccctttgcagaaaagcatccccaaagaatgatgtttccacctccatgcttcacggttgggatggtgttcttggggttgtactcatccttctacttcctccaaacacggcgagtggagtttagaccaaaaagctctatttttgtctcatcagaccacatgaccttctcccattcctcctctggatcatccagatggtcattggcaaacttcagacgggcctggacatgcgctggcttgagcagggggaccttaaaaatcatacaatgtgattttctggatttttgttttagattccgtctctcacagttgaagtgtacctatgatcaaaatgacagacctctacatgctttgcaagtaggaaaacctgcaaaatcggcagtgtatcaaatacttgttctccccactgtagtaagAGTATGGGCTGTCATTTCATTTGTCTGTAAAGTCACACTGCGCCTACCCAGCAGACcgggagatctgtggctaaatcgaGTGCGCCTACCGCACTTGCAATTCAGATAGCTCAAATTACCGTGTCTACAGCTTCCATGACCCCGGCtacagcaaagtttgatactagcctacatgagatttcataacttttaaaatCATGACCacagagactgtcaaagaatacagcaaagagctgctgtttttatgagtgagttcatgtctaAGTTTTTATTCAGTACTgttaacactgtttttattcaacactattacaaaacattaaaacgcgcttctccctacttccactcgcactgcagctgcaatgaacgagtagccaagtgtatcgatagccctgcgtttttattattagcagctcgtagtgtctattttaatatcgaggaatagagcagggaccgtgagaggcggaccctctgctgctctctccctcccttcgctGAGACTAATGCCATGTTCAAAACAACAGGGAACTCCGAAAAAACGAGATCCGACTGGGAAAAAATCGTTTTGAATGATCATCCAACtctgaattccaagtcggaaacttcgcatctttctagagctctgactttccgacctgaagatcactaacgtcatgatttgacctcttcttttttttttcttcagttgtcttgaaagcaccatgaccatTAGATGCAGGTACCACAGTCCagtataataaaaataaaacctCATTATTTGAAATTATCTCAATTTATGCGCAGTTGTGCCTCGCAAGTGCTACACaaactgatctattttgttatcaaagctagAGTTTttaaatataatatggtctgagaataaccatattggcaggccaggcatatagccaatatgctgtgataaggCATtgggcctactgcacaaacctcattcctacagaacTGTCTTTATTAggataaatgttttatttttttagcgGTAGATATCGGCTTACTTTTTTGACTACGAAAGTGAACTTGACTcaaaaaaggttggtgaccactgctctagagggtTGACTCAGCTCTAGGTTTGGGcgatataccgtataccggggtatttcagCAGGGGGCTGCGCGCTATGCCACTGCTTTTAACTGTAAGTTAGGTATAGCTATAAGAAACCTAAGATGTGTCAAACAAATTacatccagctcagggctccagctatgcatttggtttgctaacttgctagctaagtggctagatgtcaagatcaagcttcttggttacagcttATTGGTcacattcaatcccctcctggatcaagatctgTGTTGCCTAAATAGTTTTGTGCCCCTTGTGTGCATTTCCGGTAATACtgtataccccggtatggtacagaaacggtatgacgGTAAGAACATGTGGATACCTCCAAACCCTAATCAGCTCAGCTCTGTTTGAGGGAGCAACACTAGGAGAGATAGATACATGGCCTCAATAGAGCTGGTATGAGCTGGAATAGCTGCTTAATAAAGCATACAGTACAATAGCCCCATGGGAGCACGTGTATGTGTTACCTCCAGAGAGATGCCTGTGATGACGTCCAGAGGGTCGATGACGTTCCCCAGAGATTTGCTCATCTTCCTCCCATGGGCGTCCCTCACCACCGCATGGAGGTACACCTAGTAACAAAcacagacattacatttacatttacattttagtcatttagcagacgctcttatccagagcgacttacagttagtgagtgcatacattattattattatttcatactGGACCCTGTGGGAAACCTGTGATGCTGGCTTTAAATCTGACCAATAACACAGATTTTAACAGAGGATTTCTAGTAACTAAAGTCTGTACGTATCTTTACCAGTAGAATTGGCACGTTTTGCGACATTACCAGTACTATACTGGCTGTCCCCACTGTAATCAATGACACATGCTACACCGGTCAGAGGCAACACGCCATTACTTCTAAATGAGCCGTACCTCTTTGAAGGGCAGCTTGCCGGTGAGTTTGAGGCCCATCATCACCATGCGGGCCACCCAGAAGAACAGGATGTCATGACCCGTCTCCAGCAGGGTGCCTGGGTAGAACACACTCAGGTCCTGGgtctggacagagagagaaaacacatttATACACACAGAGGGTATTACACACTCAGCTCTAGACACCTTACCCACACATTCAATATCATCAATACAGGAAGTATGGAAAGCATATGTTaacaactttaatacacacacacagcctcacacacacacacacagcctcacctCGTTGGGCCAGCCGAAGATGGAGAAGGGGAAAATACCAGAGGAGAACCATGTGTCGAGGACATCCTCATCTGTAACACAGGAAGTGAACAAAAATCACTGGGCAATGGGCAGAATACTACATTACACTGTAAATTAACATCATTTGCGAGAAGATCTTACCCTGTCTGAGGGTGATCTTGTCAGTGGAGACATTGAAGCGCTTGGCAGCTTTCTCTCtggcctcctcctctgtcctcccactCACCCAGTAATGACCATCCATGTCctagaggacaggagggagggagaagggagagtgaAGCCAGAGAGATGGGGCATGGGTTGTTAGGCAGGTGTGACTTAAATGacacagagaatgagagagagagaaagagagagatggatctTACCTCTCCTGGTTTGACCGAAGGGTCGTTCACAGTGACAAAGTAGGCTGGGATTCTGTGACCCCACCACAGCTGACGAGAGATACACCAGTCCCTGGGAGGAAGGGACAGAGAGGTGGATGAGTTCAAGTGAATATGTAAGACATAATAAGAGGGTGAGGAAACCTGAGCACAACTGGTGACAGATGAAACACTAAAGAAGAAAAGGGGTTTGGTGCTCAAACCAACAACTGGAGTAGAGGTGCTACCTGTTTTTAACTAGGATCTGTAATACACTGTATTTCTATAATGGAGAAAATGTGCTGTCTCACCTTCTAATGCGTCGAGAGATGGAGCACATTAAAGAGTAGGACGGGAAGGAAAGTAAAGACTGACAGAACGACTGATGACAAAAAAGAGGTATAGAGGGAAGAGAAAAACAGAACCAGAAAGGAGATGATGGGAtggagatgatggagagagaggatgggactGGGATGGAGGGGTGTAGAGTAAACCTACCTGATGTTGTCCAACCAGTTGAACCAGGTCTTATGGTGGTGGTCTGGGATGATTTTGAGTCTTCCCTCCCGGACCGAGTCAGCTGCCTGCTTGCCCATGTCAGCACAGTTTACATACCACTGAGGCTTCAGCAGGGGCTCTACTATGTCCTTAGAACGACTGGAGAGAGGGGAAACGCACTCACATTCAATACTATTCAAATCCATAATTTTCTCACTAACACGCTCCCACACCTGCACACAGACGTGAGCACATTTCACCCACTGATGCGTGTGAAGCTGAAAAAAGGAATGCACATTGACTAGACTGGAATATCTGTGCTTATGTGCTCGTAATGTGGACTGATCGTAACACACCTGCAGACAGGCACCACCATGGGGTTGTCTTTGGTCTCCTTGAACTGGCCTCTGTCCTTCAGAGCCTGCAGCACAGCCTTCCTCGCCTCAAAGCGTTTCAtaccctgagagagagacaatagagagagagagagagagagagagagaggaggtaggcagagaaaaacagagaggatGTTACCAAACAGAACACACAGAACAACAAGGAGGTTAAGGAAGAAGAGCGACAATACACCTCAACTACTAAGACGACATGAAGACAAGATCCAGTGAAGAAGAAGTGGGAGTGTACTGTACCAGGAATGGAGCCGGCACGTTGATGAGCAGGCCGTTCTCATCCAGGATGTTGATGAAGGCCAGGTTGTGTCTGTTTCCAACATCATAATCATTATGGTCATGGGCTGGGGTTATCTTCACAGCacctagaggagagggagaacagggagagagggagggagagatatatgagaagagagggagagatagagaaaagGTTCAGTACAGCTCAACCATACAAACCAACAGTGTACCTTGGACCACCAGACTACTCCAGGGAAGCCACATGGCCACACAGCATGGTTAGTACCTGTTCCAAAGTTGACGTCCACAAACTCATCAAACACGATGGGCATCTTCCTGTCACAGAAGGGATGAAGCACCATCTTCCCTTTAAGGTGCTGAGACACAGATAAACCAAAACGTGTTAGTTCTCAATAAGAATGCCAAAAACATTCATCAAAACGACATTTAAATGTCAAGAAAGCATAACATTTTATGGATTTTCCCAAAGAATGCATCTATTGGAAGGTTGTAGAGTCGgcagggcgtgtgtgtgtgtgtgtgtaggtcggGGTTGTAGAGACCTGGTATCTGGGGTCGGCAGGGTGGACGGCCACAGCAGAATCTCCCAGCATGGTCTCTATACGAGTGGTCGCCACAATCACCTCCTCATCTGACatagtgagacagagggagacatttAATAAAAGAAGACAGAAATACGTGAGGGAGAAAAAAAATGGAAGGGAGAGATCAATTAACACAATTGACAGAAACACTCACGATAAAGCCCTGTCCCTGTACCTCCCCAGCCCAAAATTACTCTTTCCCCCTTTTCTCTCAATTTCTTACCTGATCCCTCTATCTTGTAGGAGAAGGAGACCAGTACTCCAAACTCCACCTTGTCCTTGTAGCCAGGCACGGGTAGCAGAGTCCTGCCAGTCAGCTCCTTCTTATCCACCTGGAGAACAACACAGCATCATGGGGGTGTTCATTACGGCATGCAACAGAATGGACGTTTCAAAACGGTTTAAAATATTTTGCAACAGAATCATACCTCTATATCCGAGATGGCAGAGTTGAGGGTGCAGGACCAGTTGACCAGCCTCTTGCTCCTGTAGATCACACCGTCCTCATGCAGACGAATGAACGCCTCCTGGACTGCATAGGACAGTTTCTAGAGATGGAGTCACAATAGTTTAGTATTGGGAACATTACAACATGGGTAAAGGCTCAGTCTAGACATAGTACTTTATGTATTAGACTAATAAATGTCTCATGAGTTGTCCATGACGACACAGGAAAGGTGATAGGTAATGTAAAGTGTAAGGTAATGGAAATGATAGTGAACTCACAGGGTCCATAGTGAAGCAGGCTCTGTCCCAGTCCAGAGAGGAACCCAGCTTCTTCAGCTGGTGGTAGATACGGTCTCCCTTCCTACAACACAGCACAGGGAGGAcgaaagagaaggagggaggaaggaaggggaaGAAAGGGAGAAATTCTAGCTCTTACTTTCTCTACTATTGTTGTTCTTTCTTTTGaaaccctctctccttctccctctcctctccctccactcactCGTTCTTCCACTTCCAGACCTCCTGGATGAACTGGTCTCTCCCCAGGTCGTGTCGGCTCATGCCCCTCTCCCTCATCAGCTTtttctccaccaccacctgggtgGCGATGCCCGCGTGGTCACAGCCTGGGTTCCACAGGGTCGTCTCGCCACGCATACGAtgcctggggagagggaggaaacagGAAACGGATCATCATACTGCGATAAgtatgatcctcaacacgggggtccctcaggggtgcgtgctcagtccactcctgtactccctgttcacccatgactgcatggccaggcacgactccaacaccatcattaagtttgccgacgacacaacagtggtaggcctgatcaccgacacgATGAGAGCCTATAGGGGAGGTCAGGGCCGagcctggccgtgtggtgccaggataacaacctctccctctcaacgtgaccaagacaaaggagatgattgtggactacagggaaaaaaagaggactgagcacgcccccattctcatcgacagggctgtagtggaacaggttgagagcttcaagttccttggtgtccaccatcaccaatgaactatcatggtccaaacacaccaagacagtcgtgaagagggcacgacaaagcctattccccctcaggagactgaaaaagatttggcatggcgtcctcagatcctcaaaaagtataCCAGCtgaaccatcgagagcatcctgactggttgcatcaccgcctggtatggcaactgcttggcctccgaccgcaaggcactacagagggtagtgcgtacggcccagtacatcactggggccaagcttcctgccatccaggacctctataccaggcggtgtcagaggaaggccctcaaaattgtcaaagactccagccaccctagtcatagactgttctctctgctaccacacggcaagcggtaccggagtgccaagtctaggtccaaaagacttctcaacagcttctacccccaagccataagactcctgaacagctaatcatggctacccggactatttgcactgcccccccaccccatctttttacgctgctgctactctgttaattatttatgcatagtcactttaactctacccacatgtacatattacttcaactacctcaactagccggtgcccccgcacactgactctgcaccggtacccccctgtatatatagcctccctactgttattttattttacttctgctctttttttctcaacactttttagttgttgtttttatttttacttttttatacaaaaataaatgcactgttggttaagggctgtaagtaagcatttcactgtaatgtctgcacctgttgtattcggcgcatgtggccaataaaatttgatttgataaggacAGAACTAGATTACAGGACTTCAGAATGTTTAGAATGGGAcatgagagaggtggagagagaagtggGACACGTAGTGTCatgacagcaagagagagaaagcaagacagtgagagagagaatgaaagagaaagtGTGAGGTTGGTAGAAAGAAGAAAGATAGAGAGTGAGATTGGTGAAAGGATGTGAAAACAAActgctagaaagagagagagcagattgGTGTAATCAGATAGAGAATCCCATTACCATCTGGTCAGACAGTCCTGGATGGCGTTGGTTAGGGCATGGCCTAAGTGA
This genomic window contains:
- the vars1 gene encoding valine--tRNA ligase, giving the protein MASLYVSPHPDDFRSLMALVAAEFCPSRPCTLIEDPPASLALRSRPSLVLGSGGGEVLSGASAVGWYLASQGKKTGLNAKQESQVWQWLSFADNELTPVSCAVVFPLLGVMGLDKKLQQSSHAEMMRVLNILDKNLEPRTFLVGDSLTLADIAVATAALLPFKYAVEPSNRKALTNVTRWFLTCVNQPQFVKVLGQISLCEKMVPVTPKPSVATVPAANANPTADANAANGKPKTEAQLKKEAKNREKLEKFQKKKEIEEKKKQERKLAPPTEKKAKPEKKDLGVISYDVPTPPGEKKDVLSPLPDSYSPQYVEAAWYSWWEKQGYFKPEYGRKRISEPNPRGVFMMCIPPPNVTGSLHLGHALTNAIQDCLTRWHRMRGETTLWNPGCDHAGIATQVVVEKKLMRERGMSRHDLGRDQFIQEVWKWKNEKGDRIYHQLKKLGSSLDWDRACFTMDPKLSYAVQEAFIRLHEDGVIYRSKRLVNWSCTLNSAISDIEVDKKELTGRTLLPVPGYKDKVEFGVLVSFSYKIEGSDEEVIVATTRIETMLGDSAVAVHPADPRYQHLKGKMVLHPFCDRKMPIVFDEFVDVNFGTGAVKITPAHDHNDYDVGNRHNLAFINILDENGLLINVPAPFLGMKRFEARKAVLQALKDRGQFKETKDNPMVVPVCSRSKDIVEPLLKPQWYVNCADMGKQAADSVREGRLKIIPDHHHKTWFNWLDNIRDWCISRQLWWGHRIPAYFVTVNDPSVKPGEDMDGHYWVSGRTEEEAREKAAKRFNVSTDKITLRQDEDVLDTWFSSGIFPFSIFGWPNETQDLSVFYPGTLLETGHDILFFWVARMVMMGLKLTGKLPFKEVYLHAVVRDAHGRKMSKSLGNVIDPLDVITGISLEGLYAQLQDSNLDPVEVEKAKQGQKSDYPTGIPECGTDALRFALCAYTSQGRDINMDVNRILGYRHFCNKLWNAVKFAMRTLGDNFVPSEKAQLCGEESVSDRWILSRLCTAVGLCNAGFQAYDFPAITTAIYNFWLYELCDVYLESVKPVFSRAEEDSGSQSQAVICRQTLFTCLETGLRLLAPIMPFVGEELYQRLPRRRSQGGRPSIHVTPYPETEEFCWHSEEVDRQMEFVMTVVRTIRSLRADYNLTKTRADCYLQCIDSETVSLVEQYSLQIQTLSLSQTIQPIPANGAVPEGCAVAIASDRCTVHLMLKGLIDLEKEVAKLTVKKGELEKQMDKLREKMDKSDYKEKVPVKVQELDAEKLRQSQTELEKAKEAIDNFKRMM